The proteins below come from a single Malus domestica chromosome 03, GDT2T_hap1 genomic window:
- the LOC103431232 gene encoding L-type lectin-domain containing receptor kinase IX.1-like encodes MAAHDLAIIALLSPKLDHHFLVILLLLLIPCAAPLSFEFPTFRQSDHTNSTEELKKLVTEGDAVIFNQSICLTEGSLGGETNKANGSVGRAAYSEPFLLRDNNTGKLADFSTTFTFMIDTKNSTTPSFVEGLAFFLAPNGSLLNRALGVGSSMGLPVNSSVENVTEPRNEYPFVAVEFDIHRPTVEDPDGGRVGIDINSVKSNITRPWNSGILEGKLSRAWIRYNSSLKNLSVSFTTYANDTHEQVVGSLSYMVDLNKYLPDWVIVGFSASTGASSALHITSWNFTSTLIDDESLALSGEQKKQESPVPTPGRSSKAKSRKRKKSLAVIIGSTTGGGGLILICVVGLGVLNSRKKKIVRERTDTKFMSPHDSVDQLQKVIGGPRQFSYSELASATGHFSEREKLGDGNFGVVYKGYLKDLDSYAAVEKILLGPETGIKEVVSEVRIISRLRHRNLMQLIGWCHKERQLLLAFEFMPNGRLDTHLFKEESSLVWEVRYKIAQGLASGLLYLQQELEHFVLHRDVKSRNVMLDSNFNPKLGGFGLAKLQDQEEGIDTTTFAGTFGYIAPEVFIFCKYSKKTDVYSYGVVALEIACGRKRIDSEAERSEIDIVKWVWELYEEGKVTEAADPKLCGIFYEQQMECLMIVGLWCAHPCDSSRPSIQEAIRVLNFELPLPDLSPKKPIFPSSPSMSPPPSMSLSRLTSTNASESRLYAIFLAVSFVLRLRTAMMNRKKRGDEARENGGWIRESGF; translated from the coding sequence atggcTGCCCATGATTTGGCTATCATCGCACTCCTCTCACCGAAGCTTGATCATCACTTCCTTGTTATTCTCCTGCTGCTGTTAATCCCTTGTGCAGCTCCATTATCTTTCGAATTTCCCACTTTCCGACAAAGTGATCACACCAACAGTACGGAAGAGTTGAAAAAATTAGTTACCGAGGGAGATGCTGTTATCTTCAACCAATCCATTTGCCTCACTGAAGGAAGCCTGGGTGGGGAAACAAATAAAGCTAATGGAAGTGTTGGCCGTGCTGCCTACAGCGAACCCTTCCTGCTCCGGGACAATAATACAGGAAAACTTGCTGATTTCAGCACAACTTTCACGTTCATGATTGATACGAAAAACAGTACCACCCCCTCCTTTGTCGAGGGGCTGGCCTTCTTCTTAGCGCCAAATGGGTCCTTACTCAACCGAGCACTTGGAGTAGGTAGCAGTATGGGCCTCCCTGTCAACAGCTCCGTGGAAAATGTTACCGAGCCAAGAAATGAGTACCCGTTTGTGGCAGTGGAGTTTGATATCCACAGGCCAACTGTGGAGGATCCAGACGGCGGTCGTGTGGGGATTGACATCAACTCTGTCAAGTCTAATATTACCAGGCCCTGGAATAGTGGAATTCTGGAAGGAAAACTTAGTCGTGCTTGGATTCGTTATAATTCAAGCTTGAAAAATCTTAGTGTTTCCTTCACCACTTATGCCAATGATACCCACGAGCAAGTAGTTGGTTCTCTCAGTTACATGGTTGATCTGAATAAATACTTGCCGGATTGGGTCATCGTTGGCTTTTCTGCTTCAACAGGTGCTTCTTCTGCTCTGCACATCACCTCGTGGAATTTCACTTCTACTCTGATTGACGATGAATCTCTAGCTCTTTCGGGCGAACAAAAAAAGCAAGAATCTCCAGTTCCGACGCCAGGCCGTAGTTCTAAAGCCAAGTCAAGAAAACGCAAGAAATCTCTGGCGGTGATTATCGGTAGTACTACTGGTGGTGGTGGACTCATCTTGATTTGTGTCGTAGGTTTGGGTGTGTTGAACTCGCGCAAGAAAAAAATAGTGAGAGAAAGGACTGATACAAAGTTTATGAGTCCTCATGACTCAGTTGACCAGTTACAGAAGGTGATTGGCGGCCCCAGGCAGTTTTCGTACAGCGAATTGGCTTCCGCGACAGGACATTTTAGTGAGAGAGAAAAGCTTGGAGACGGAAACTTTGGGGTGGTTTACAAGGGCTACCTAAAAGACTTGGACTCCTACGCTGCTGTTGAGAAGATATTATTAGGACCTGAAACGGGGATCAAGGAAGTTGTATCAGAAGTGAGGATCATCAGTCGACTTAGGCATCGGAATCTGATGCAACTCATCGGTTGGTGCCACAAAGAAAGACAACTCCTACTGGCTTTCGAGTTCATGCCCAATGGTAGGTTAGATACTCATTTGTTCAAAGAAGAAAGCTCGTTAGTTTGGGAGGTACGATACAAAATTGCTCAAGGCTTAGCCTCCGGGTTGCTCTATCTACAACAAGAACTGGAACATTTTGTGCTGCATAGGGATGTCAAATCCAGGAACGTTATGTTGGATTCAAATTTCAACCCTAAACTAGGGGGGTTTGGGTTAGCAAAGCTTCAGGACCAGGAAGAAGGAATAGACACTACTACTTTCGCCGGAACCTTTGGCTACATCGCTCCTGAAGTctttatattttgtaaatattCCAAGAAAACAGATGTCTACAGCTATGGGGTTGTTGCTTTGGAAATAGCCTGCGGGAGAAAACGCATAGACAGTGAGGCAGAAAGAAGTGAAATCGATATAGTGAAATGGGTATGGGAGCTTTATGAAGAAGGGAAAGTCACAGAAGCAGCTGACCCAAAATTGTGTGGGATTTTTTATGAGCAGCAGATGGAGTGCTTGATGATTGTCGGATTGTGGTGTGCTCATCCGTGTGACAGTTCAAGACCTTCAATTCAAGAAGCAATTCGAGTGCTTAACTTCGAACTTCCATTGCCAGATCTCTCACCAAAGAAGCCAATTTTTCCATCATCTCCTTCAATGTCACCTCCTCCTTCAATGTCACTCTCGAGGTTGACTAGTACCAATGCTTCTGAATCTCGCCTGTACGCAATCTTTCTCGCAGTCAGCTTTGTATTGAGGCTGCGCACCGCCATGATGAATAGAAAAAAGAGAGGAGATGAAGCGagagagaatggaggatggATTAGGGAGTCGGGTTTCTGA
- the LOC103430743 gene encoding uncharacterized protein, with protein sequence MKFTDSPVIELPVRDALISLQQDNGSFHVGTSVWPCSLVLVKFAERWAPPNPNNPYSALLDFHGKRAVELGAGCGAAGMGLYLLGLTDLVLTDIPAVMPALKHNLKRNKPVLGKTIKHAIVHWNKAADQAKSLSPPYDVVVATDVVYIEETVGPLVSTMEALVKDDGVVLLGYQVRSPEAHQLFWEMCERVFSIEKVPHEDLHPDYAYEEADVFVLRKKQRGELAHQISPLES encoded by the coding sequence ATGAAGTTCACCGACTCACCAGTGATAGAGCTGCCGGTCCGCGACGCTCTCATTTCCCTCCAACAAGACAACGGCTCCTTCCACGTCGGCACCTCCGTCTGGCCCTGCTCCTTAGTCCTCGTCAAGTTCGCCGAGCGCTGGGCCCCACCCAACCCCAACAACCCCTACTCCGCCCTCCTCGACTTCCACGGCAAGCGCGCCGTCGAGCTCGGCGCCGGATGCGGGGCTGCCGGCATGGGCCTGTACCTCCTCGGCCTGACCGACCTCGTCCTCACCGATATTCCCGCGGTCATGCCCGCACTGAAGCACAATCTCAAGCGCAACAAGCCGGTCCTGGGGAAAACGATCAAGCACGCCATCGTGCACTGGAACAAGGCGGCCGATCAGGCCAAGTCCCTGAGTCCGCCGTACGACGTCGTGGTGGCGACCGACGTTGTCTACATCGAGGAGACTGTGGGCCCGCTCGTGTCCACCATGGAGGCGCTTGTTAAGGACGACGGGGTTGTTTTGCTTGGGTACCAAGTGAGGTCCCCGGAAGCACACCAACTGTTCTGGGAAATGTGTGAGAGAGTTTTTTCGATCGAGAAAGTTCCTCATGAGGATTTGCACCCAGATTATGCGTACGAAGAGGCCGATGTGTTCGTCTTGCGCAAGAAACAAAGAGGAGAACTCGCTCATCAGATTAGTCCTCTTGAATCCTGA